The Medicago truncatula cultivar Jemalong A17 chromosome 4, MtrunA17r5.0-ANR, whole genome shotgun sequence genome includes a region encoding these proteins:
- the LOC25491232 gene encoding beta-glucuronosyltransferase GlcAT14A: MRTSKFACLLIVSVCLLLFATVSRLNIPNVSYYATVTNLQKQYNDPKKVLVSKGKGYPPVFAYWIFGTKGESKKMMRLLKAIYHPRNQHLLQLDDCSSDSERMDLALYIKSHMVFEEFGNVNVVGKSYAINKMGSSSLSASLHAASLLLKVNSDWDWFFTLSASDYPLMTQDDILHAFTSLPKNLNFIHYTNKTLRNEQRNMNQIVVDPSLHEEKSSSLYFAVEARDTPDAFKIFRGSPWMILTRSFMEYCVNGWDNLPRKLLMFFSNVAYPMETYFHTVLCNSHEFKNTTVDNNLIFSFFDIDPSEYQLLDMSHYDTMMETGAVFARPFGEGDLVLEKIDDLVLNRTLNGFVQGEWCSSSNLEINKTTNLVSGNIDVVKPGMFGIKLRTLLGEIVNSGRYRDCQCQLQLV, translated from the exons ATGAGAACATCAAAATTTGCATGTCTTCTAATTGTTTCTGTTTGTTTGCTATTATTTGCAACAGTTTCAAGATTGAATATTCCTAATGTTTCTTATTATGCCACAGTCAcaaatttacaaaaacaataCAATGATCCTAAGAAAGTTCTTGTATCAAAAGGAAAAGGGTACCCTCCAGTGTTTGCATATTGGATTTTCGGCACGAAAGGAGAGAGTAAGAAGATGATGAGATTGTTGAAAGCAATATATCATCCAAGAAATCAACACCTACTTCAACTCGATGATTGTTCATCGGACTCAGAAAGAATGGATTTAGCTCTTTATATTAAATCTCATAtggtttttgaagaatttggaAATGTGAATGTTGTTGGAAAGAGTTATGCTATCAATAAGATGGGATCTTCTTCACTTTCTGCTTCTTTACATGCTGCTTCCTTACTTCTTAAAGTGAACTCAGATTGGGATTGGTTCTTCACATTAAGTGCTTCTGATTATCCTCTCATGACTCAAGATG ATATCCTTCATGCTTTCACATCCCTACCAAAAAATCTCAACTTTATTCATTACACTAACAAGACACTACGTAACGA GCAACGAAACATGAATCAAATAGTGGTAGACCCAAGCTTACATGAAGAAAAGAGTAGTTCACTTTACTTTGCTGTTGAGGCCAGAGATACTCCTGATGCTTTTAAGATATTTCGAG GTTCTCCTTGGATGATTCTTACAAGATCATTTATGGAGTATTGTGTAAATGGATGGGACAATTTACCAAGAAAGCTACTAATGTTTTTCAGCAATGTAGCTTATCCTATGGAAACTTATTTCCACACAGTCCTATGTAACTCCCATGAGTTCAAAAACACCACAGTGGACAATAatctaatttttagtttttttgacatTGATCCATCAGAATATCAATTACTTGATATGTCACACTATGATACAATGATGGAAACTGGTGCTGTATTTGCACGTCCATTTGGTGAAGGTGATCTTGTTCTAGAGAAAATTGATGATTTGGTTCTTAATAGAACTTTAAATGGATTTGTTCAAGGAGAATGGTGTTCAAGTTCAAATTTAGAGATAAATAAAACTACAAATTTAGTATCTGGTAACATTGATGTTGTAAAGCCAGGAATGTTTGGCATCAAACTTAGAACTCTATTAGGTGAAATTGTCAATAGTGGGAGATATAGAGATTGTCAATGTCAATTGCAATTAGTGTGA
- the LOC25491235 gene encoding B-box zinc finger protein 32, giving the protein MKMKCKECELCNQQASFYCPSDSAFLCRSCDVAVHGANFLVARHLRHILCSKCDGFTEILISGTALHHRLSSTCRSCSPENQSSGEPSSQSSSSCESCVTEKKKTKSRKIMKSFSVSNSVTDDISPAPGNKNMKKKMIGTEDAGSVAEEIFSKWRRELELDFPVNGDRVAVEAMAVCLRTWKLLPVKVAAASSFWFGLRFCGDNSFATCRNLMRLEKISGVPAKLILATHVKLARVFTQHLELQEGCDES; this is encoded by the coding sequence atgaAGATGAAGTGCAAAGAATGTGAACTTTGTAATCAACAAGCTTCGTTCTATTGTCCTTCCGATTCCGCTTTTCTCTGCCGGAGTTGCGACGTCGCCGTTCACGGCGCTAACTTCCTCGTCGCTCGTCACCTCCGTCACATCTTGTGCTCCAAATGCGATGGTTTCACCGAAATTCTCATCTCCGGCACTGCACTTCACCACCGTCTTTCATCAACCTGCCGTTCTTGCTCGCCGGAAAATCAATCCTCCGGTGAGCCGAGTTCTCAATCTTCTTCATCTTGCGAGTCTTGCGTTacagaaaagaagaaaacaaaaagtcGAAAGATAATGAAGAGTTTTTCAGTTTCGAATTCTGTTACCGATGATATATCTCCGGCACCGGGGAAcaagaacatgaagaaaaagatgattgGGACTGAAGATGCTGGATCGGTGGCGGAGGAGATATTTTCGAAATGGAGGAGAGAGTTAGAGTTAGATTTTCCGGTGAACGGTGATCGTGTGGCGGTGGAAGCTATGGCGGTGTGTTTGAGAACGTGGAAGTTACTTCCGGTGAAGGTGGCTGCTGCGTCGTCGTTTTGGTTTGGGTTAAGATTTTGTGGGGACAATAGTTTTGCCACGTGTCGAAATTTGATGAGGTTGGAGAAAATATCAGGGGTGCCAGCTAAGCTGATTTTGGCCACACATGTGAAACTTGCACGTGTCTTTACTCAACACCTTGAATTGCAAGAAGGGTGTGACGAGTCGTAA
- the LOC120575842 gene encoding GATA transcription factor 28, translating to MQRSRGRFTSTKSNLDESASAEMSCEVKSEESADGFQNGVQNKRVRYNVRREVALRMQRNKGRFTSAKSKNDESASAEMNCGTSEGLMADNDGSQQQDNVCRQCNISEKCTPMMRRGPEGPRTLCNACGLMWANKICRKNGRY from the exons ATGCAAAGAAGTAGAGGCCGATTTACATCTACCAAGTCCAACCTTGACGAGTCTGCATCGGCTGAAATGAGTTGCGAGGTAAAGAGTGAAGAATCTGCAGATGGTTTTCAAAATGGTGTTCAAAACAAGAGAGTTCGGTATAATGTTCGTAGAGAGGTAGCATTAAG GATGCAAAGAAATAAAGGCCGATTTACATCTGCCAAGTCCAAGAATGATGAGTCTGCATCGGCTGAAATGAATTGCGGAACAAGTGAAGGTTTGATGGCAGACAACGATGGATCCCAACAGCAAGATAATGT TTGTAGGCAATGTAACATCAGTGAGAAGTGCACGCCAATGATGCGGCGTGGACCTGAAGGGCCAAGAACCCTCTGCAATGCTTGTGGACTTATGTGGGCAAATAAG ATTTGCAGGAAAAATGGGAGGTACTAG